The Cyclobacterium amurskyense genome contains the following window.
GCTAGGTTTTGATTTTGTGGGTTTGGTGAAATTGCAGACAATGGACACATGAGGCCTGTACTCTTGATTTTCCACAATGCGCTGTCCCCTGTAAACCGTCATCCAAGCACCATTCCTTTTGCCTGCTCTAGGGAAAAAGTCTGCATAAAAAACAGCCAGATGATTTCCATTTTCATCATTAACTTCATAGGCTTTTACATCCGGATGATAAACCGGAATGTCTTTATTCTCCTTAAATGTAATGTTGTATAATTTTTCGGCAGTAGTAAAAACCCCATCTATGGTGCGGTTCAATTCAAAATAAGGCTTTAACAATTCATCATCCACCGCATATTTCTCCATCTTTAACTTCTCGGCGTAGTAGCTGATATCCCATTTGCAGAGCTGATCGATATTGTCTGTTTTACGAGCAAAAGCCTCTAATTCTTTGAGCTCTGCTTGTGCTTTAGGTTTTGCCTTTTCAAGTAACTCATCGAGGAAAGTCAATACTTGCTCCCCACTTGCAGCCATGCGTTCTTCTAAGACAAATGCGGCATAATTTTCATAACCCAGAAGTTTTGCCCTTTCGTCTTTTAGTTTGAGGATTTCCTTGATTATTTCCCGATTATCTAAATCATCCCCTTTGGCAGATTTGGTATTATAGGCAATAAAAATCTCCTTTCTTAACGCCCTGTTTTTGGCATAGGTCATAAAAGGTACATAACTTGGAAAAGCCAAGGTAAATACCCATTTCCCCTCTTTACCTTTTTCTTGAGCCGTCTGAGCAGCGGCTTCAATTAGTCCATCAGGAAGGCCTTCTAGGTCCTTTTCATCTGACAATACCAATTCGTACTTATTGGTTTCTTTTAATACATTTTCCCCAAAGTGAAGGCCCAATTTTGACAATTTCTGATCGATCGCCCTAAGTCTATCTTTGGCTTCCCCTTCCAAAAGCGCTCCATTTCTGATAAAAGATTTATAGCTTTTGTCAAGGAGTGTGCTTTGTTCAGCGTTTAGCTTCAATTGATCCTTTTGGTCATACACCGCTTTTACTCTTTTAAAGAGCGCTTCATCAAGTAGAACATCATTGCTGTGGGCTGATAGAAGTGGGGAAATTTCGCGTGCCAGTTGTTGAATTTCATCATTGGTTTCAGCAGCATTGATGTTAAAAAAAATGGAGGCTGCACTAGATAATTTTTCCCCTGAATTTTCTAGGCCCACAATGGTGTTTTCAAAATCGGGAGATGCTGCGGCTTTTATTTGCTTGATTTCCTCATTTACTTCCGCTATGGCACTTTTGATAGCGGGAAGGAAATGTTCGTTTTTTATTTTATCAAAAGGTGCTGTTTCAAACGGGGTATTAAATTTTGCCAATAATGGATTCATAGCGAATGATTATATTTGAATTTATCACACAAAATTAACAAAATAATGGAGACTACTAAAGGACTTAAGATTCCTAAAGCAGGAGATTTCCCACTCTTTTATAAGAGGTACATTGATTTGGCATCTGCTAAGGACTTAAAGAAGCTTTCACTTGACCAAGAAATGTTTATTAAGTCGATTTATGAGAAGCTATCAAAGGATCAGGCTTTGTTGAGTTATGGTGTTGAAAAATGGTCTTTCAGTGAGTTGTTGGGACATATAACGGATACTGAAAAACTTATGCATTTCCGGGCCTTAAGTAT
Protein-coding sequences here:
- a CDS encoding M3 family metallopeptidase, with product MNPLLAKFNTPFETAPFDKIKNEHFLPAIKSAIAEVNEEIKQIKAAASPDFENTIVGLENSGEKLSSAASIFFNINAAETNDEIQQLAREISPLLSAHSNDVLLDEALFKRVKAVYDQKDQLKLNAEQSTLLDKSYKSFIRNGALLEGEAKDRLRAIDQKLSKLGLHFGENVLKETNKYELVLSDEKDLEGLPDGLIEAAAQTAQEKGKEGKWVFTLAFPSYVPFMTYAKNRALRKEIFIAYNTKSAKGDDLDNREIIKEILKLKDERAKLLGYENYAAFVLEERMAASGEQVLTFLDELLEKAKPKAQAELKELEAFARKTDNIDQLCKWDISYYAEKLKMEKYAVDDELLKPYFELNRTIDGVFTTAEKLYNITFKENKDIPVYHPDVKAYEVNDENGNHLAVFYADFFPRAGKRNGAWMTVYRGQRIVENQEYRPHVSIVCNFTKPTKSKPSLLTFNEVTTLFHEFGHALHGMLAKGTYGSLSGTNVYWDFVELPSQIFENWCYEAECLDLFARHYKTGEPIPTAYIENIKKAANFHQGFQTVRQISLGQLDMAYHTTDPKDIKDLFEFENEVMKPTSLLEPLKNTMMSSSFSHIFQGGYAAGYYSYKWAEVLDADAFELFQEKGVFDKETAQSFKDNILSMGGKEHPSILFERFRGRGPKPDALIRRAGLEL